The genomic region TTCCCTCACCCCCTTCTATGGAAGCAGTTCTCCTCGGGGTCTCCATGGACACCCTGTGCCCCAAGCCGATGGCCCCACCCAGCAGCATCAGCACAGCTGCCCCCCTTCTCCGCAGAGCAGGCTCTCTTGATTTCTGGGGCATCGCCTGCTCATGGTTCTCCTCCCACTTCTCCAGCCGCTCCCTGTTGCTCTCCTTTACGGgactctcctcttccctcccacctGATGCGCATCAGCAGCCACGGGCCTGGCCCTTGAATCTTGTCTAACTGCACTCGCTGCCTGGTGGCCTCATCCCACCCCAAGACCACTGCACTGATGGCTCCAATCCCAACTTCTCCCTGCACTCAGCTTATGAATTCGACGGCCCTCATTGCATCCATGCAGAGACCTCAGAGGCAGCTCAGCTCAGTGCTCAGCGTGGCACTCGGGGCTTCACACTTCCCCCGTGTCCTGTCTGAGGAAACTGTGACACCATCAACCCAACTGCTCAGACCAAACACCCAGCTGCCGCCGTTAGTATCTCTTTTTCCCCTCAGTGGCCATATCCAGGCCGTCAGCAGTGAGTCCTGTGGTCAGTCTTCAAAATGCGCAGGGCTGGGCTGTCAGGTGGGTCAGCGTTCACCGTGTGCACTCTGGGCTGCTGTGTGCTGCTGCAGACACTCAGCGGCCGTGGCCCTGGGGTAGGGAGGGTGGGTGCTGGGCAAGGCGCTGAATTGAACCGCCCCCCTGCATGCCAGCTCTGTGACCAAAActgttctctcctctcctccttgcTGCCTGCCGGCCCCTCTGTCTGCAACCGCCTGCTGGCCTCTGCATGGCAGAAGTCCTCCAGCTCTGCATCTTCCGAGGCCTCGGAAACCTGCCAGTCCGTTAGCGAGTGCAGCTCCCCCACCTCGGTCAGTGCTCCCAGCCCGGCCCCAGGACAGTCACCAGCTGCCCCTCCCATCCATGCCCTCCCCACCTGGTGCCATTACTGCACAAAGGGCCTGGGTTCAGCCAGGGGTGCGTGCACACAGCACCTGTCCCCAAGAGACAAGCCACCTGGCCATTTCCTACAGTCACTGCCCACACAGCCACATCTTATCCCTGGGCCTGGTGAGACTGAGGGGCCACAGTCACACTCCATGCTCTGCCCTTGGCTGTGATTGCGAACCAGAGACCCCTCATAGCCCTGGACACCCTGAGCCTCAGCCACAGTGAGGGGCCCCCGGGCCATAGGTGGTAGGGCCAGTGGTCCCCCTGACCTGCCACACCCTCCCTGCAGGACTGGTCCAAGGTCGGCTCCCATGAGCAGCCCTCAGGCGCTACTCTGCAGCGGAGGAAGGACCGAGTGGAGCTCCTGCGAGACACAGAGCCAGGCCCCGCCAGTGGGGGCACCCTGGGCCCCAGCGGGGAAGAGGCACCGCGACCCCGGATGTCCCCTGCCACCATCGCAGCCAAGGTAGGCTGGCCAGGGCCCCCCTTCACGCCCAGGTCAGTCCCAGGAGGCCCAGCCAGTGGCCTCAGGGCCGGCTCCAACCACCTGGCAGGGCTGCCTGGAATTTGGGCAGAGGGGATTGGGGGCGCAAGGCTTCAGCCTGCACTTTCCCACCCTCAGCACGGCGAGGAGGTGTCCCCTGCAGCCAGTGACCTGGCCATGGTGCTGACGCGCGGCCTGAGCCTGGAGCACCAGAAGAGCAGCCGGGACTCGCTGCAGTACTCCAGCGGCTACAGCACACAGACCACCACGCCCTCCTGCTCTGAGGACACCATCCCCTCCCAAGGCAGGCCCGCGGGGCTGGGGTGGGACCAGGGACAGCTGGGACTTAGCCATCCAGGAGGGCCCCGTCCTTCCCCCTCTGTGCTCACCCTGGTGGGCTAGGGGCTAGGGGCAAGGGGCCACCTGGGCCCTGGGCCTCACTGTGTCCCGTGCCCCCAGGCTCCGACTACGACTGCTACTCCGTGAATGGGGATGCGGACAGCGAGGGCCCGCCCGAGTTTGACAAGTCATCCACCATCCCGCGCAACAGCAACATCGCCCAGAACTACCGCCGCCTGATCCAGACCAAGCGCCCAGCCTCCACTGCAGGGCTGCCCACCGCGGGGCTGCCCACAGCCACTGGCCTGCCCTCGGGCGCACCCCCCGGCGTGGCCACCATCCGCCGCACGCCCTCCACCAAGCCCACCGTGCGCCGCGCCCTGTCCAGCGCTGGCCCCATCCCCATCCGGCCGCCCATCGTCCCTGTGAAGACGCCCACGGTACCTGACTCCCCCGGCTACATGGGGCCCACACGGGCGGGCAGTGAGGAGTGCGTCTTCTATACCGACGAGACCGCCTCACCCCTGGCACCGGACCTCGCCAAGGCCTCCCCAAAGAGGCTCAGCCTGCCCAACACAGCCTGGGGCAGCCCATCCCCAGAGGCAGCCGGGTACCCTGGGACAGGGGCCGAGGACGAGCAGCAGCAGCTGGCGGCCAACCGGCACAGCCTGGTGGAGAAGCTGGGGGAGCTGGTGGCGGGTGCCCACGCACTGGGCGAGGGCCAGTTCCCCTTCCCCACTGCTCTGTCGGCCACCCCCACGGAGGAGACGCCCACCCCCCCCCCAGCCGCCACCAGCGACCCCCCGGCCGAAGACATGCTGGTGGCCATCCGGCGTGGGGTCCGGCTCCGCAGGACCGTCACCAACGACAGGTCGGCGCCCCGCATCTTATGATGGCGCCACCCTCCCCATCCTCTCAGGCCCCAGTGCGAGCAGGTGGCCTGGTCTGTGAGCCGCAGGCACTCAGAGCAAAGGCCCAGCCAGGAGAGAGGACAGAGCCAGGGCAGAGGCCATGCCACTTTACGGAAAGACACCTCACTTGGATTCCAGCATTTAAACAGGAAGTGACTTCTTAGCAAGCCTGGCCAGGACGGAGCCTGCAGGCCTGGGCCTGGTTCGGGGTCTGTTTTATGCTCTTCggtccctcctcttcctcctctcggGCCCTGCCTCTTCCATACCCATAAGCACCAGAGCCAGGGCCGCCGCCCATGACAGAggggccaggctggcctccctTTCACCATCCCGGCCTCTCCCAGGGCtggtcctgcctcagctcctcctgGAATGCTGGCCCCCCTCTCCCCTGCCTgagccccctcctcccctcttgccttctctctgcctctcccaggCCCCTCTCCCTCTAGGAGGCGGGGTGGCTGTGGAGGGGCCAGGTGCGCGCTGGGCTGGATgtctgctgggggctgggggctgggggccaggGCGGCAGGTTGGAGTTGGGCAGCAGGTTGGAGTTGGGCAGCCAGGCCCCCAGTGTGGGAAGGGAGTTCCAGGGCCCACGCCGAGTCTCAGGGAGGATACCAGGGGCTgcttggggggggggggtcttgGGGGCCCTGTGGTGGCTCCCACCCCTCGCCTCCCCCACCCCGTGAGGCTGGCTGGAGGGGGCCAGAGCAGCTCCTTGGAAACTAGGGCAGCAGGGTCAGGAGGCCGGAGGCCCTGGGGTCACCGGCTAGCCACACAGGCACCGTTTTCAGATGTCCACTTCTCATTGGGTACATCAATCTTTTAACTTTGGGGGTCACAGTTTTAGCCACCTTTTGGGGGGTGACTGGAGCAGTAGGGGGTGTGGGgtcattttatgaatataataaaatggaGCTGACTGTGGACGAGGACTAAGTGTGGGGGTGAGGGGACGATACAGGGTGTGTGTCTGGGAGTGCCTGGGGGACagggcccccccccccccccggtgGCCTGGTGGTCCTATGGCAGGATGAGAAGGGAGGGACTTGGCTCCCCCAGAGCCCCGGGGAAGCTACTGTTCTCTCCAGTGTCTTGAGCGTAGCCAAAATAAGGTTGGGAGGCTCCCGGCCTGTCTGCTGTGGTCTGAGCTGGCTGCAAGCCCAGGTGGGGGAGCGAGTCTGGGAAGATTGGCTTTGACTCTCTGTTGCCAGAGGAGATGCCATCCCAGCACGGCCCCCACTGTAGTCCAGGCTTGTGGTGGCagcgggggcagggggaggggcaaggctgcccccaccccacgCACCAAGTCACGCCAAGTCTCAGCAGGTAAAAGCACGTGAGCCTAGGGCGAGCGGAGGGAGTCCTGGTGGCCCCGCAGGTCAGGAGGGAAAGCAGGGCTCAGAGGGCATCGTGGCCCCAGGGCAGGGTCCTACCTGGGGGTCAGGAGCACCTTGGTCTTGATAGAATGGAGCTGGGTCTGAGCCTCCCAGGCTTGAGCTCCTGGGAGTTCTTGTGCGGTGAGCTGGGCAGCTCCTGGGTAGGTCCGGGCACCAAGCAGGCCCTGATGTGGACAGAGTCCCATCAGAGGGAGCTGATGAAGAATGGTCCCTGTAAGTAAGTCACTAGGTTCAACAACTGCCTGGCCGAGCACTCAGCCCGTGGAGCTCAGGCCAACACCAGAGCCCCGGTTTTAGGGGCCAGGAGAGCAGGTGACCAATTATTTGGGGAGTCTTTGGTGGAATTTCTGCCACACATTCTCCCCAGGGCTGCAGGGGTCTGCCGAGGCAGGGCGGTAGAGCAGGATTCAGGATGTGGTGGGAATAGTGTGAGGGGCAGTGGGTGGGCAGACCTGGGTGTCAGAGGTCCTGATGGGAAAGGAGGCAGGGGCTTCCCAGAGGGGGGGGGCTCGTGTGGCACAGCCCCCACCAACTCCGCTGTCCCCCTCCCCTGTGAGCCCCGGGGGCTGTACATACTCTACTCCATCCCCTTGTCCATCCCTGAGACCACCCCCGCCGCCCTTGCATTGACTTAGCAACCACCTCATAGGCCCACCCACCTCGGGATCCGAGCCAACCATCCCACATCACAAACTTTGGTTTGGGGGACTTCTTTACGTTCgtttaatttctcattttgtacagagaaatattcttttcaaaagcGTCTTTTGACTGAAGTAACTTTCCTGGTGCTGTTGTTAACTcgttcctttttttaatttattccccCACCCCAGGCAGCCCTCCTGGTTCCTACTcacccttcccccctcccccgtcCCATCTGaaccatttgtttcttttctttctgtcagaTTTTGGAAAaattctcctctcctccccgccCCCTCCACACCATCCTCCCCGATTTAAATATAGTCACTGCTACAAGTAACAGATGCACTGTGAAGATTCCAGTATTAATAAAGGTGTACTGTAATTAAcacccctgcctctgcctggctgcttcCTACCCCATCCCCACACCTCACCTTTCCTACCCCAGATCCCAGCTGCAGGGGGCCAGGCTGGGGGTTCCCAGAGGATCTCTCGGATCTCAGTGTGGGTGCCAGGGCCAGACCTGGGTCTCTGAAATGTCCCACATGTGTCCCTGCTAGGGGCTGCCTGGGGGCAGCCAGatggagggacggagggagggagggagggacggagggagggagggagggagggagggagggacggacggagggagggacggagggagggacggagggagggacggagggagggagggagggagggagggagggagggacggagggagggagggagggagggacggacggagggagggagggagggagggacggagggacggacggagggagggagggagggagggacggagggagggagggacggagggacggacggagggagggagggacggagggacggagggagggagggagggagggagggacggagggagggagggagggacggagggagggagggagggacggagggagggacggacggacggacggagggagggagggagggacggacagacggagggagggagggagggacggacagacggagggaggaagggagggacggacagatggagggagggagggagggagggagggagggagggagggacggagggacggagggacggagggagggagggagggagggagggagggagggacggagggacggagggacggagggagggagggagggagggagggacggagggagggagggacggagggagggagggagggagggacggagggagggacggagggacggagggagggagggagggagggacggagggacggagggacggagggacggagggacggagggacggagggacggagggacggagggacggagggacggagggaggatGGCAAGAGTCAAAGCCAGGGTATCAGCCCAACACCGCCTCCCCCAACCCAGGCTTGCAGAGgcccctgggctgggctgggccgggccgggccgggccgggccgggccgggccgggcagGGCAGGGCCGGAACTCCATCCCTGGCATCCCTCTCATTCCACATCCCTTGGGCAGGCTCCATCCACTCCAAATCCGCATCCTCAGCCCTGCCCCCCTCCACTTCCTGCACTTGGCCACCTCCCATCCCCGCCAGGTTCACCCCTGAAGATGCAAAGTAAAGCAAACCAAAAGAAGTGGGGTgtttaatagaaaaaagaaactggaagagCATCCACTATGGCAAGATGTGGCACTTGGCACCGCCCTCTGCCCCCAGCTCCCCAGTCTGCCAGGCTGGGGGGTCATAGAATGGCCACGCCGTGCTGCCTGTCTCCCCTGCAACCCACAGCTGTGCCCTCACTGCTGCGGGCCACAGGAGGCTCAGCACCCCCTTTAGGCGGGGGGACAGTGAGGGCAGCGCCAGGAGAAGCCAGGAGCTGTGTCCCCATCCACCTTCAGGTCCCCAGGTCCCCTCCGCTCCAGGTGAGGCCATGACAGCTATGGAAGGCAGGAAGCTGAGCCCTGCTGTGGCACAGAATCCCCCTCAAAGGAAAAACACCCTTCCCAGGGGTCCTCTCCCAAGGGGGGCTCCCACCATCACCCCTTGAAGTCTCAGACCCAGTTGAACTCCTGTGGGAGCTGGTCTGGCTGCCCCTATCCGCAGTCACCATCCAGGGTGCTCAGGGCAAGAGGCCCTCGCCCTGTGCCCTGACCGGCCTCACCGAGCCCGTGGAGTGAGGCGGGGAGCTGGGGGACCACGGGGGCGGAGGGTACAGCTGGGTGGCCGCATACTGCAATGAGGGCTCTGGGCTGCAAGACTGAGGACTTGGCACCTCACAGTCCTGCCAGTTTAGGACGGAGCTTTGTTTACCTGCAAGagatagggggaaaaaaaaaaaagaaaagactgcaGCAGTGTTCAAGACCACCCTCCCCACTAAACCAAGCCACATGTGCTTGTCCCCCACTCTACCCAGGGCCCATCCTGGCTTCCAGAAATGGCTTGTAGCCCCGGGGAGCAGAGGATATGTCCGGGAGGACGCCAGCTCTGCCAGCTGGCCTGGGTGGGCCCAGATGCCTGGCCTCCCACCCCCAGGCGCCATCCCCTGAGAGCTCCTTACAGCAGGAGCAGTACAGCAGCTCCATGACCCGGAAGCAGTTGTCCAGCAGGGCTTTGGGCCGCACCAGCTTCAAGTTCGGCCCTGGGGCATTCAAGAGGGACAACACGGATTCCACCTTGGGGCTGACCTCCACATCCTGGAAAGGGGGAAACCGTCAGGAGCGGTGGCGAGATGGGGCCGCACCCCAGGAGAGCCGTGAGGGCTGTCCAGTCACCTGGAGGTGCCCAAACCCCGGAAGAAGGACCAGACTTCCTGTGACCATGAGCCTGGATAGCTATTTCTCACCATCTTCTTCCTGTGGGCATGGGGAGGGTCCCAGATGCCACCCCTCACCCATGTACAACTCAGAGGCTTCGCTTTTCCATCCTTGAAAAATGAGTAAAGGGCGTAGACCAGGACAGTGAGGAAAGTGGGGCAAACCGCACCCAGGCACGGCCACCCACCACTGCGTGAGGACCCCCTGACCTGGGGAAAACTGTCCCTCAAGAAGCAGACATCTCCATCAATTCCAAGGAACAAGAGAAGGTCCTCACAGAGACAATGAGGCTTAAGTCACATACACAGGGCAGAGTGTCCAGCTTCAAGCTGGGGTGGTTTCTCTCCACGATACGCAACAACAGGGTCATGTGGGGTGCACCGTGGCACCAAGGGAAGCAAGTCCCTGAACAGGAGGTCAGGGCCACTGTAGAAAGCATCATGGGAAACGTGGGGGGTGATCTTCTGGAAGGGGGCGACAACAAGGCAACGTGTCCTGGGCCAAATTGtccctctcctcccccaaaaAGCTGTCTTGGTCCTACCCCTTGGTACCCGTGAATGTGACCCTATTTGGAAATAGATTCTTTGCAGAGGTAATTAAGTTCAGGATCTTAGAAGGACATCATCCTGGATTtcgggtgggccctaaatccaatgccTGATGTCCTTGTAAGAGAAAGGTGACAGACATGGAAACAGGGCAGAAGGCCATGAAAAGACTGagacggccaggcatggtggttcaacctgtaatcccagcactttgggaggctgagggaggcatatcacttgaggccaggagttcaagaccagcctaaccaacatggcagaaccccatctctactaaaaatacaggtgtggtggcaggcatctataatcccagctacttgggaggctgaggcaggagaattgcttgaacctgggagacggaggttgcagtgagccaagattgccccactgcaatgcacctgggcgacacagtgagactccacatcaaaaaaaaaaaaagccaccacaGAGGCCAGGCAggttgtaatcccaggactttgggaggctgaggcagaaagatcacttgaggccaggggttc from Pan troglodytes isolate AG18354 chromosome 18, NHGRI_mPanTro3-v2.0_pri, whole genome shotgun sequence harbors:
- the MTSS2 gene encoding protein MTSS 2 isoform X2; translated protein: METAEKECGALGGLFQAIVNDMKSSYPIWEDFNSKATKLHSQLRTTVLAAVAFLDAFQKVADMATNTRGATRDIGSALTRMCMRHRSIETKLRQFTNALLESLINPLQERIEDWKKAANQLDKDHAKEYKRARHEIKKKSSDTLKLQKKARKGKGDLQPQLDSALQDVNDMYLLLEETEKQAVRRALIEERGRFCTFITFLQPVVNGELTMLGEITHLQGIIDDLVVLTAEPHKLPPASEQVIKDLKGSDYSWSYQTPPSSPSSSSSRKSSMCSAPSSSSSAKGGGAPWPGGAQTYSPSSTCRYRSLAQPATTTARLSSVSSHDSGFVSQDATYSKPPSPMPSDITSQDWSKVGSHEQPSGATLQRRKDRVELLRDTEPGPASGGTLGPSGEEAPRPRMSPATIAAKHGEEVSPAASDLAMVLTRGLSLEHQKSSRDSLQYSSGYSTQTTTPSCSEDTIPSQGSDYDCYSVNGDADSEGPPEFDKSSTIPRNSNIAQNYRRLIQTKRPASTAGLPTAGLPTATGLPSGAPPGVATIRRTPSTKPTVRRALSSAGPIPIRPPIVPVKTPTVPDSPGYMGPTRAGSEECVFYTDETASPLAPDLAKASPKRLSLPNTAWGSPSPEAAGYPGTGAEDEQQQLAANRHSLVEKLGELVAGAHALGEGQFPFPTALSATPTEETPTPPPAATSDPPAEDMLVAIRRGVRLRRTVTNDRSAPRIL
- the MTSS2 gene encoding protein MTSS 2 isoform X4 — its product is MRQKEVGPDHSKRFKPDIGHDLLTCGGKTGEASPGMMPRTDSPLPMTQSSYPIWEDFNSKATKLHSQLRTTVLAAVAFLDAFQKVADMATNTRGATRDIGSALTRMCMRHRSIETKLRQFTNALLESLINPLQERIEDWKKAANQLDKDHAKEYKRARHEIKKKSSDTLKLQKKARKGKGDLQPQLDSALQDVNDMYLLLEETEKQAVRRALIEERGRFCTFITFLQPVVNGELTMLGEITHLQGIIDDLVVLTAEPHKLPPASEQVIKDLKGSDYSWSYQTPPSSPSSSSSRKSSMCSAPSSSSSAKGGGAPWPGGAQTYSPSSTCRYRSLAQPATTTARLSSVSSHDSGFVSQDATYSKPPSPMPSDITSQKSSSSASSEASETCQSVSECSSPTSDWSKVGSHEQPSGATLQRRKDRVELLRDTEPGPASGGTLGPSGEEAPRPRMSPATIAAKHGEEVSPAASDLAMVLTRGLSLEHQKSSRDSLQYSSGYSTQTTTPSCSEDTIPSQGSDYDCYSVNGDADSEGPPEFDKSSTIPRNSNIAQNYRRLIQTKRPASTAGLPTAGLPTATGLPSGAPPGVATIRRTPSTKPTVRRALSSAGPIPIRPPIVPVKTPTVPDSPGYMGPTRAGSEECVFYTDETASPLAPDLAKASPKRLSLPNTAWGSPSPEAAGYPGTGAEDEQQQLAANRHSLVEKLGELVAGAHALGEGQFPFPTALSATPTEETPTPPPAATSDPPAEDMLVAIRRGVRLRRTVTNDRSAPRIL
- the MTSS2 gene encoding protein MTSS 2 isoform X3, whose protein sequence is METAEKECGALGGLFQAIVNDMKSSYPIWEDFNSKATKLHSQLRTTVLAAVAFLDAFQKVADMATNTRGATRDIGSALTRMCMRHRSIETKLRQFTNALLESLINPLQERIEDWKKAANQLDKDHAKEYKRARHEIKKKSSDTLKLQKKARKGKGDLQPQLDSALQDVNDMYLLLEETEKQAVRRALIEERGRFCTFITFLQPVVNGELTMLGEITHLQGIIDDLVVLTAEPHKLPPASEQVIKDLKGSDYSWSYQTPPSSPSSSSSRKSSMCSLAQPATTTARLSSVSSHDSGFVSQDATYSKPPSPMPSDITSQKSSSSASSEASETCQSVSECSSPTSDWSKVGSHEQPSGATLQRRKDRVELLRDTEPGPASGGTLGPSGEEAPRPRMSPATIAAKHGEEVSPAASDLAMVLTRGLSLEHQKSSRDSLQYSSGYSTQTTTPSCSEDTIPSQGSDYDCYSVNGDADSEGPPEFDKSSTIPRNSNIAQNYRRLIQTKRPASTAGLPTAGLPTATGLPSGAPPGVATIRRTPSTKPTVRRALSSAGPIPIRPPIVPVKTPTVPDSPGYMGPTRAGSEECVFYTDETASPLAPDLAKASPKRLSLPNTAWGSPSPEAAGYPGTGAEDEQQQLAANRHSLVEKLGELVAGAHALGEGQFPFPTALSATPTEETPTPPPAATSDPPAEDMLVAIRRGVRLRRTVTNDRSAPRIL
- the MTSS2 gene encoding protein MTSS 2 isoform X1, which gives rise to METAEKECGALGGLFQAIVNDMKSSYPIWEDFNSKATKLHSQLRTTVLAAVAFLDAFQKVADMATNTRGATRDIGSALTRMCMRHRSIETKLRQFTNALLESLINPLQERIEDWKKAANQLDKDHAKEYKRARHEIKKKSSDTLKLQKKARKGKGDLQPQLDSALQDVNDMYLLLEETEKQAVRRALIEERGRFCTFITFLQPVVNGELTMLGEITHLQGIIDDLVVLTAEPHKLPPASEQVIKDLKGSDYSWSYQTPPSSPSSSSSRKSSMCSAPSSSSSAKGGGAPWPGGAQTYSPSSTCRYRSLAQPATTTARLSSVSSHDSGFVSQDATYSKPPSPMPSDITSQKSSSSASSEASETCQSVSECSSPTSDWSKVGSHEQPSGATLQRRKDRVELLRDTEPGPASGGTLGPSGEEAPRPRMSPATIAAKHGEEVSPAASDLAMVLTRGLSLEHQKSSRDSLQYSSGYSTQTTTPSCSEDTIPSQGSDYDCYSVNGDADSEGPPEFDKSSTIPRNSNIAQNYRRLIQTKRPASTAGLPTAGLPTATGLPSGAPPGVATIRRTPSTKPTVRRALSSAGPIPIRPPIVPVKTPTVPDSPGYMGPTRAGSEECVFYTDETASPLAPDLAKASPKRLSLPNTAWGSPSPEAAGYPGTGAEDEQQQLAANRHSLVEKLGELVAGAHALGEGQFPFPTALSATPTEETPTPPPAATSDPPAEDMLVAIRRGVRLRRTVTNDRSAPRIL